The genomic stretch CCCGGCGGTGGGCCCGCTCAAGGCTCGCCGGATCCGGGATAGGGGCCGATGACTCGCTCTCGGAGACCCTGGTCCTGCTCGTGTCCGAACTGGTCACCAACGCCGTGGTGCACACCGGTTGCCCGGCCGTGCTGCGGCTGTTCCTGCCCGGAGCGGCGGCCGGCCCCGATCTGGTCACCGTCCGTCTCGAGGTGGTCGACGCCAGCGGCCGTGCCCCGGTGCCGCGTTGTGCGGGTGGCGGGGAGACCGGCGGCCGGGGCCTCGCCCTCGTCGACGGACTGGCCGACCGCTGGGGCTGGATGCCCGAGGGCCCCGGCAAGCGCATCTGGTGCGAACTCGACCGCTGTGCCGAGCAACGCGAACCCGCCGCGGCCTACGGCGGCGGAGCCTTCGAAGGGCTGGCGTTCGAGGCGGTGTGAGCCGCCGCTGCATGGATGGAGGCGGTGTGACGGCGCCCGCGGGGTACGCGGAGCCGATCGCGGGCCGTCGGCCCTGATCCTTTGCGCCGGACGCGGTGCGATGCGCCGGGACATGCTTCAGCGTGCGCCTGACGCATATGGGGCGTAAGTAATAAATCTCCGAACAGGTGTTGACGCCGCGTGTCCGTTTGATCACGCTTGTGGTCAGCGATTCGCCGTGAGGGGACGACGAGGGTTTCGGTGACGGAAGCCCTCGACGAGTGCGGGTCGCGATTCGGCGTCGGCTCCCTCAGGGCCCGAGGGACAGTCGGGGCGGGTGCGCCGGAGTGGGATGGCGGTGCGCGCTTCCGTGCTCGGGGCGGGCAGATCGCGCGCAGCCAGCCGCACTTCAGAGACTCACAGCATCGCGACCGGGGCCACCGGAGCGCCCGTCGCGCCGACGAACGGCTCGGGCGTCGCCGACAACAGGAAGGTGTGGCGGCCCTCTTGTCCACAGGCTGTGGACAACTCTTCGAGATTCCAGTTCTGGCCCTGCGGCATCCCCATCTCCACCAGGTCGAGCGCGTGCACGGGCAGCCACAGATCCTCGATCTCCGGCGGGAAGATCTCGAACGTGAGGGTGTCGTTCGCGACGGCGGCCACATCGCGCGCGTGGAACCACTCCGGGGTGCGGATCGACAGACCCGGGGACGGATAGCCGTAACCGTGCTTGTCCCCGGCGAGAAACACCCGCATCTGTCCGGTGCGCACGAGCACGATGTCGCCGGCCCGCACGCGCGTGCCCGCGAACTCCTCGGCGGCCTCCAGGTCCTCGGGGGTCACGGCGTGCCCGCCGTCGAGCCGCTCCACGCCACGCGCGCGTGCCACGTCGAGCAGCACCCCGCGCGAGACGATGTGCCGCGCGGTCGCCATGCCTGCGAAGGAGGCGCCGCCGTGCGCGGTGATGCCGCTCGCCGGACGGCCGTTGTAGAGGCGGCCGGAGTGCGAGACATGGGTGAGCGCGTCCCAGTGGGTGCCCGCCTGAAGGCCCATCGTCACGGCGTCGTCGCTGCACGCGACCGTCCCCGGGCCGAAGAGCTCCTGATTGATCTGCACCATCACATGCAGCGGATTGATCCGCCCGGGGATCATCCCGGTCTGCACACCGTCCTGGCTGAGCGGCAGCGCGAGCGCGATCCGCCGCCCGCTGCGGACGCAGGCCGCCGCCTCGCGGACGACGTCGTCGGTGATCAGGTTGAGGGTGCCCAGTTCGTCGTCGGCCCCCCAACGGCCCCAGTTGTTCACGCGCTTGGCGATCTCGTGGAACGCGTCCGGCAGTGACATCGGTCCCTCCCCGGGGCTTGTCTCCGGCTGTCCGGCGGGACATAAAATCTAACGGTCCGTCAGAAACCGCGGGAAGGGGCCGGGTGTGGGGAACTTCTTGGCAGGCAAGGTCGTCGCCGTGACCGGTGCGGGACGGGGGATCGGCCGCGCGGTGGCGCTGGCGGCGGCGGCCGAGGGGGCGCGCGTGGTCGTCAACGACTACGGCGTCGCGGTGGACGGCGCCGCACCGACGAGCGACGTCGCGGAGGGGGTCGTCAAGGAGATCGAGGCCGCCGGGGGACAGGCCGTGGCGGTCGCCGACGACATCTCCACCATGGCGGGCGGGCAACGGGTCGTGGACGTCGCCGTGTCGTCGTACGGGCGGCTCGACGGGGTCGTGTGCGTCGCCGGGATCCTGCGGGAGCGGATGCTGTTCAACATGACCGAGGAGGAGTGGGATCCGGTGATCGCCACCCATCTCAAGGGCACGTTCACCGTGTTCCGCGCGGCCTCGGCGCTGATGCGGCAGCAGTGCTCCGGGACCCTGATCGGGTTCACCAGCGGCAACCATCAGGGCTCCTACTCGCAGGCCAACTACAGCGCGGCGAAGGGCGGGATCATCTCGCTGGTGCGCAGTGCCGCGCTGGGTCTGAGCAAGTACGGGGTGACGGCGAACGCGGTCGCGCCGGTCGCCCGGACCCGGATGTCGGCGAAGGTCCCCATGGAACTGACGGAGATCGGGGAGCCGGAGGACGTGGCGGCCCTGGTCGTCTACCTGCTGTCCGACCAGGCCCGGGACCAGGGCATCACCGGGCAGGTGTACACGATCGCCGGGCCGAAGCTGGCGGTCTGGGCGCAGCCAAGGGAACTGCGCGCCGCGTACGCCGACGGGTCCTGGACGCCGGAACGGATCGCCGAGTTCCTGCCGGGGACGGTGGGAACCGACCCGATGCCGCTGCTCCGGCCGCCGAACGCCTCGTAGAGGG from Streptomyces davaonensis JCM 4913 encodes the following:
- a CDS encoding ATP-binding protein translates to MQVLQVQLEIRPDPAEVGRARRWARSRLAGSGIGADDSLSETLVLLVSELVTNAVVHTGCPAVLRLFLPGAAAGPDLVTVRLEVVDASGRAPVPRCAGGGETGGRGLALVDGLADRWGWMPEGPGKRIWCELDRCAEQREPAAAYGGGAFEGLAFEAV
- a CDS encoding cyclase family protein; this encodes MSLPDAFHEIAKRVNNWGRWGADDELGTLNLITDDVVREAAACVRSGRRIALALPLSQDGVQTGMIPGRINPLHVMVQINQELFGPGTVACSDDAVTMGLQAGTHWDALTHVSHSGRLYNGRPASGITAHGGASFAGMATARHIVSRGVLLDVARARGVERLDGGHAVTPEDLEAAEEFAGTRVRAGDIVLVRTGQMRVFLAGDKHGYGYPSPGLSIRTPEWFHARDVAAVANDTLTFEIFPPEIEDLWLPVHALDLVEMGMPQGQNWNLEELSTACGQEGRHTFLLSATPEPFVGATGAPVAPVAML
- a CDS encoding SDR family oxidoreductase, producing MGNFLAGKVVAVTGAGRGIGRAVALAAAAEGARVVVNDYGVAVDGAAPTSDVAEGVVKEIEAAGGQAVAVADDISTMAGGQRVVDVAVSSYGRLDGVVCVAGILRERMLFNMTEEEWDPVIATHLKGTFTVFRAASALMRQQCSGTLIGFTSGNHQGSYSQANYSAAKGGIISLVRSAALGLSKYGVTANAVAPVARTRMSAKVPMELTEIGEPEDVAALVVYLLSDQARDQGITGQVYTIAGPKLAVWAQPRELRAAYADGSWTPERIAEFLPGTVGTDPMPLLRPPNAS